In Fibrobacter sp. UWB15, the following proteins share a genomic window:
- a CDS encoding NUDIX domain-containing protein: MIEYTYSPEIAEADRPIILESRIYKDWLEKSQEKFVVTKVHFSSVDFLRKGRQPLFIKLIATATLPDGRPVHGIVLVRGNAVGVLVVLRCEGKKYLLLVKQPRFAISEQASLEIPAGILDWTGDYRKVALSELEEEAQIKADDSELIDLMDFWYKGKSDGFAASCGLLDERIRLYAIERDVTPEQLKAMDGKDQEYTEEIEWIKTVVLPYEEAAHEFIDGKNLIALFLYERWLEAKK; this comes from the coding sequence ATGATAGAATACACCTATTCCCCTGAAATTGCCGAGGCTGACCGCCCGATTATCCTTGAATCCCGTATTTATAAGGATTGGCTCGAAAAATCTCAAGAAAAGTTCGTGGTGACCAAGGTCCACTTTTCGTCGGTGGATTTTTTGCGTAAAGGCCGCCAGCCGCTATTCATTAAACTTATCGCGACGGCAACACTTCCGGATGGCCGCCCGGTGCATGGAATCGTGCTTGTGCGCGGAAACGCCGTAGGTGTTCTGGTGGTACTCCGCTGTGAAGGCAAGAAGTATTTGCTGCTGGTAAAGCAGCCGCGATTTGCGATTAGCGAACAGGCATCTCTCGAAATTCCGGCGGGAATTTTAGACTGGACGGGCGATTACCGCAAGGTTGCCTTGAGTGAACTCGAAGAAGAAGCGCAAATCAAGGCCGATGATTCTGAACTGATTGATTTGATGGATTTTTGGTACAAGGGCAAGAGTGACGGCTTTGCCGCCAGCTGCGGGCTTTTAGATGAACGCATTCGTCTGTATGCCATTGAACGCGATGTGACGCCGGAACAGCTCAAGGCCATGGACGGCAAGGATCAGGAATACACCGAAGAAATCGAGTGGATTAAAACGGTGGTGCTCCCTTACGAAGAAGCCGCCCACGAGTTTATCGATGGAAAGAACTTGATTGCGCTCTTCTTGTACGAACGCTGGCTTGAGGCTAAAAAATAG
- the rimP gene encoding ribosome maturation factor RimP yields the protein MVAQKLDTLIAQACEAAGVTLVEQDMFRAGKRKTLRLYIDKPEGVTIDDCSNVSRHLSDALDLDPEIIEGAYTLEVSSPGLDRPLKSVADFTRNIGRFLRVTRSTGKPVTGKLVAADEENLTLTLKGNAGDVVVPRSEVLVAKVDVQI from the coding sequence TTGGTAGCCCAGAAATTGGATACATTGATTGCCCAGGCATGCGAAGCTGCCGGCGTGACATTGGTGGAACAGGACATGTTCCGCGCAGGCAAACGTAAAACGCTGCGCCTTTACATAGACAAGCCCGAAGGGGTGACAATCGACGACTGCTCTAACGTGAGCCGTCATTTGTCCGATGCCTTGGATCTGGATCCCGAAATTATTGAAGGTGCCTACACTTTGGAAGTGTCGTCGCCGGGGTTAGACCGCCCCCTTAAGTCGGTTGCAGATTTTACCCGCAATATCGGACGTTTTTTGCGGGTGACCCGCAGTACCGGTAAGCCTGTTACGGGCAAACTCGTTGCTGCTGACGAAGAAAATTTGACGCTCACCCTCAAGGGAAACGCAGGCGATGTCGTTGTGCCGCGTTCCGAGGTGCTTGTAGCGAAAGTGGATGTACAAATATAA
- the nusA gene encoding transcription termination factor NusA → MKNEPKVNLLDVLKEVVEAKDMDDSIVINALKEALVTAARKYLHIEKKIDVDFDTETNEVHVFLRVAVVDDYPDYDPNMTASEVEELDKGYMLVEEARDFNEDAQPGDFLEMEIPISAFGRQAIQTAKQLLNQQIRDAERQKIMDTYRSRIGTMVSGEVLRLEQSNIIVKLGKQTEAMIPAREQIRRERWAQGNSIKAVIARVEESSKNGAQVVLSRANGDFLKELFRQEVPEIYEGTVEIKGVAREPGFRAKIAVYSRDEKIDPVGACVGMKGARVQTIVRELGNERIDIVQWNPDLDTFITRALTPANVIKLIHVPDTRRTVVIISDENLALAIGKNGQNVKLAAELVQRNLDVFGENEWNQKDDETKAKITSPSAADLNQNRKAAR, encoded by the coding sequence ATGAAGAACGAACCGAAAGTCAACTTGCTCGATGTGCTGAAAGAAGTGGTCGAAGCCAAGGATATGGATGATTCCATTGTCATCAACGCGTTGAAGGAAGCCTTGGTGACGGCAGCGCGCAAGTACTTGCACATCGAAAAGAAGATCGATGTGGATTTCGATACAGAAACCAACGAAGTCCATGTGTTCTTGCGTGTGGCCGTTGTGGATGACTATCCGGACTACGACCCGAACATGACCGCCTCTGAAGTGGAAGAACTCGACAAGGGTTACATGCTGGTCGAAGAAGCCCGCGACTTCAATGAAGACGCTCAGCCGGGTGACTTCCTCGAAATGGAAATTCCTATCTCTGCATTCGGTCGCCAGGCCATTCAGACTGCAAAGCAACTCTTGAACCAGCAGATCCGCGATGCCGAACGCCAGAAGATCATGGACACCTACCGCAGCCGTATCGGTACCATGGTGAGCGGCGAAGTGCTCCGTCTTGAACAAAGTAATATCATCGTGAAGCTCGGCAAGCAGACCGAAGCCATGATCCCGGCTCGTGAACAGATCCGTCGCGAACGTTGGGCGCAGGGTAACTCCATCAAGGCCGTTATCGCTCGCGTGGAAGAATCTTCCAAGAACGGTGCCCAGGTAGTGCTGTCCCGCGCTAACGGTGACTTCCTCAAGGAACTCTTCCGTCAGGAAGTTCCCGAAATTTACGAAGGTACTGTCGAAATCAAGGGTGTTGCCCGTGAACCGGGTTTCCGCGCCAAGATTGCCGTGTACTCCCGTGACGAAAAGATTGACCCGGTCGGCGCTTGCGTCGGTATGAAGGGTGCCCGCGTGCAGACTATTGTGCGCGAACTCGGCAACGAACGTATCGACATCGTTCAGTGGAACCCGGATCTGGACACCTTCATTACCCGTGCCCTTACTCCGGCTAACGTAATCAAGCTGATTCACGTGCCCGATACTCGCCGCACGGTAGTGATTATCAGTGATGAAAACCTCGCTCTGGCAATTGGCAAGAACGGCCAGAACGTAAAGCTTGCTGCAGAACTTGTGCAGCGCAACCTCGATGTGTTCGGTGAAAACGAATGGAACCAGAAGGACGACGAAACCAAGGCTAAGATTACCTCTCCGTCCGCTGCCGATTTGAACCAGAACCGTAAGGCTGCTCGCTAA
- the infB gene encoding translation initiation factor IF-2, with the protein MANEEQIKPVDWAKEHGVKSDLVIKLLRENGVKVLTQVSKVNASEYEKIEAAVDAERQKAEARSKNLKKASTAETSNASSDKKKESSSTGDGKLKAKLIRTKKPAAKPAATPAAAPAAKPAAVVKPAAPKAEPVAAPAAAPAPAPVEAPAAAKAPEVKPAAAPAAPKAPAAPVAAAEKPAAPKVEPKPAPAAPAPAEVKPAAAPAAVKPAAPAAPAAPAAAPVAAKPAMVTPGMELKQPPMKAQVFKPDEAILARIKKSQQQAQASRGGHRNGGGNQQGYTGTFGRLSNNNGDNRNGNRRNDNRNGNGGNNGGRTFTGRTGGFTGNSMQDAFNASNNAAQGFGGQNQGGKGGKQQNGRHGGNDKNRRNNGKDRMEQQKELQQEAVRQNVSRVMADLSKKPVKKVYRKEHNDNNSGEEKKILKTSDFITVGELAGLMDQMPARVIAKCMEMGMMVTINARLDFETIQLLADEFGYEAQLMEEYEEEVLGVEEESSENLKPRHPVVTVMGHVDHGKTSLLDWIRKTHVVSGESGGITQHIGAYEVTTKQGKVTFLDTPGHEAFSAMRARGSQVTDVIVLVVAADSMVMPQTVESIELAKREKVPMVVAITKIDLPTANPDKIRAQLAERGVEVEQWGGSTSCIEVSARTGQGMDDLLETLALEAEVLELKANPDAHARGAVVESKLDVGKGSMATILVQNGTLHVGDPFVCGIYAGRVRAMFNERGEQMKEAPPSAPCQVLGFDGTPQAGDDLIVVEDEKTAREIASKRRMAARERDLRSRNVKTLEDTFNDRKEGKLSELNLIVKADVGGSAEALAASLEKLTNKEVRVNIIRKGVGTITESDILLATTAQAIIISFHLMPSLSIREMAQKEGIEIRNYRVIYDCIEDITNAVEGLLKPTMREELSGEAEIRQVFKIPKIGLIAGCMVTDGEVDRTSHVRVYRNGVELGTTVVQSLKRMKDDVKSVARGFECGIGLKGYEDIKEGDSLIFFKEVKVARTLKDVAREEAEEKAKKTAEEEVK; encoded by the coding sequence ATGGCTAATGAAGAACAAATTAAACCAGTAGATTGGGCGAAGGAACACGGAGTCAAGAGTGACCTCGTGATCAAGCTTTTGCGCGAGAACGGTGTCAAGGTTTTGACCCAGGTTTCGAAGGTGAACGCCTCCGAATATGAAAAGATCGAAGCCGCTGTTGACGCTGAACGCCAGAAGGCTGAAGCTCGCAGTAAAAACCTGAAAAAGGCGTCTACCGCCGAAACTTCCAATGCCTCTTCCGACAAGAAGAAGGAATCTTCTTCGACTGGCGACGGCAAGTTGAAGGCCAAGTTAATCAGGACGAAAAAGCCGGCTGCAAAACCGGCCGCCACTCCCGCTGCTGCCCCTGCTGCAAAGCCGGCGGCAGTCGTGAAGCCCGCAGCCCCCAAGGCTGAACCGGTTGCTGCTCCCGCCGCAGCTCCTGCACCGGCTCCTGTTGAAGCTCCCGCAGCCGCTAAGGCTCCCGAGGTGAAGCCCGCCGCAGCACCTGCTGCTCCGAAGGCTCCCGCTGCTCCCGTCGCTGCCGCTGAAAAGCCCGCAGCCCCCAAGGTCGAACCGAAGCCCGCTCCCGCCGCTCCGGCTCCCGCAGAGGTGAAGCCCGCCGCAGCCCCGGCTGCTGTAAAGCCTGCCGCACCTGCAGCACCTGCAGCACCTGCTGCTGCACCGGTCGCTGCCAAGCCTGCCATGGTGACCCCGGGCATGGAACTCAAACAGCCTCCGATGAAGGCCCAGGTGTTCAAACCGGACGAAGCTATTCTCGCTCGTATCAAGAAGTCTCAGCAACAGGCTCAGGCTTCCCGCGGCGGTCACCGCAACGGCGGTGGAAACCAGCAGGGCTATACAGGAACCTTCGGTCGCCTCTCGAACAACAATGGCGACAACCGTAATGGCAACCGTCGCAATGACAACCGTAACGGCAATGGCGGCAACAACGGCGGTCGTACCTTTACGGGTCGCACGGGTGGCTTTACCGGCAACTCGATGCAGGACGCCTTTAACGCTTCCAACAATGCTGCCCAGGGTTTTGGTGGCCAGAATCAGGGTGGCAAGGGTGGCAAGCAGCAGAATGGCCGCCATGGTGGCAACGACAAGAATCGTCGCAATAACGGCAAGGACCGCATGGAGCAACAGAAGGAACTCCAGCAGGAAGCCGTACGCCAGAACGTTTCTCGCGTGATGGCCGACCTTTCCAAGAAGCCTGTCAAGAAAGTTTATCGCAAGGAACATAACGACAATAATTCCGGCGAAGAAAAGAAAATCCTTAAGACTTCGGACTTTATTACCGTGGGCGAACTCGCTGGCCTTATGGACCAGATGCCGGCTCGCGTGATTGCGAAGTGCATGGAAATGGGCATGATGGTGACCATCAACGCCCGCCTGGATTTTGAAACCATCCAGCTTTTGGCCGACGAATTCGGTTACGAAGCTCAGCTGATGGAAGAATACGAAGAAGAAGTGCTCGGCGTGGAAGAAGAATCCTCTGAAAACCTGAAGCCGCGTCACCCGGTGGTGACGGTGATGGGCCACGTTGACCACGGTAAAACTTCTTTGCTCGACTGGATTCGTAAGACCCACGTGGTGTCTGGCGAATCGGGCGGTATTACGCAGCACATCGGTGCATACGAAGTCACGACCAAGCAGGGAAAGGTGACCTTCCTCGATACTCCGGGTCACGAAGCGTTCAGTGCTATGCGTGCTCGCGGTTCTCAGGTGACCGATGTGATCGTGCTGGTGGTGGCTGCCGACTCCATGGTCATGCCGCAGACGGTTGAATCTATTGAACTTGCCAAGCGCGAAAAGGTGCCGATGGTCGTGGCAATCACGAAAATCGACTTGCCGACCGCTAACCCCGACAAGATTCGCGCCCAGCTCGCTGAACGCGGCGTGGAAGTGGAACAGTGGGGTGGTTCTACCAGCTGTATTGAAGTTTCTGCACGTACGGGCCAGGGCATGGACGACCTCCTGGAAACGCTCGCCCTCGAAGCCGAAGTACTTGAACTCAAGGCGAACCCCGATGCTCATGCTCGCGGTGCCGTGGTGGAATCCAAGCTCGACGTGGGTAAGGGTTCTATGGCCACGATCCTCGTGCAGAATGGTACGCTCCATGTGGGTGATCCGTTCGTTTGCGGTATTTATGCCGGTCGTGTGCGAGCCATGTTTAACGAACGCGGCGAACAGATGAAGGAAGCTCCTCCGTCTGCTCCGTGTCAGGTGCTCGGCTTTGACGGTACTCCGCAGGCTGGTGACGACCTGATTGTGGTCGAAGACGAAAAGACCGCACGTGAAATTGCCTCCAAGCGCCGTATGGCTGCCCGTGAACGCGACCTGCGTTCCCGTAACGTCAAGACCTTGGAAGATACCTTCAACGATCGTAAGGAAGGTAAGCTCTCCGAGCTCAACCTCATTGTCAAGGCAGACGTGGGCGGTTCTGCAGAAGCTCTTGCAGCAAGCCTCGAAAAGCTTACCAACAAGGAAGTGCGTGTCAATATCATCCGCAAGGGTGTGGGTACCATTACGGAATCCGATATCCTCTTGGCTACGACCGCACAGGCAATCATTATTTCCTTCCACTTGATGCCGTCGCTTTCTATCCGCGAAATGGCCCAGAAGGAAGGCATCGAAATCCGCAACTACCGCGTGATTTACGACTGTATCGAAGATATCACGAACGCTGTGGAAGGCCTCCTCAAGCCGACTATGCGCGAAGAACTCTCCGGCGAAGCCGAAATCCGTCAGGTGTTCAAGATTCCGAAGATCGGTCTCATCGCAGGCTGTATGGTTACCGACGGCGAAGTCGACCGTACGAGCCATGTGCGCGTGTACCGTAACGGTGTGGAACTCGGTACGACCGTGGTCCAGTCCTTGAAGCGCATGAAGGACGACGTCAAGTCTGTTGCTCGTGGCTTTGAATGCGGTATTGGCCTTAAGGGTTACGAAGACATCAAGGAAGGCGATAGCTTGATCTTCTTCAAGGAAGTCAAGGTTGCCCGTACCCTGAAGGATGTGGCCCGCGAAGAAGCCGAAGAAAAGGCGAAGAAGACCGCGGAAGAGGAAGTTAAGTAG
- the rbfA gene encoding 30S ribosome-binding factor RbfA: protein MSRRTDRLDEQFREEIGKLLQKGLKDPRVSSLASITRVTITDDLSYAKVMVSVMGSDKEKRDSLIGLKNSAGYIRTVLGKALKIRKIPELNFVLDENLEHAMHIESILAELKQKGDL, encoded by the coding sequence ATGAGTAGAAGAACAGACAGATTGGACGAACAGTTCCGCGAGGAAATCGGCAAGCTCTTGCAGAAGGGCTTGAAGGACCCTCGCGTGAGCAGCCTCGCAAGCATTACGCGCGTGACGATTACCGATGACCTGAGCTACGCAAAGGTGATGGTGTCGGTGATGGGTTCCGACAAGGAAAAGCGTGACTCGCTGATTGGCCTCAAGAATTCCGCTGGGTACATCCGTACGGTTTTGGGCAAGGCGCTCAAGATTAGGAAGATTCCCGAATTGAACTTTGTTCTGGACGAAAACCTGGAACACGCCATGCATATCGAAAGCATTCTGGCCGAACTGAAGCAGAAAGGGGATTTGTAA
- the truB gene encoding tRNA pseudouridine(55) synthase TruB, producing the protein MSNSGFVLLDKIAGETSFKALFPLKRVFSTKRVGHAGTLDLRASGLIIAATGRCTRLLPFIEAKDKCYSFRLHLGYETDTLEWDGEVVEQGEAKTISREALEAILPQFSGDIEQIPPKYCAVKINGVRASDLMERGRNIELKPRKIRISELKVIGEGEVTEGCSGKEFATFDLICECSKGTYIRALGRDIGRALGTYACVSQIRRYRIGNVTLDKAVRGENLTRENLLPVDAVLDFPVVRLTPEQVAVIRQGNWLPWKEKVEGVGPDGHVFAANMQGEVLSLCFYEPGRIKPKFYLGEDEK; encoded by the coding sequence TTGAGCAATTCCGGCTTCGTTCTTTTGGACAAGATTGCTGGTGAAACTTCTTTTAAGGCCCTTTTCCCACTGAAAAGGGTCTTTTCTACGAAGCGAGTAGGCCACGCAGGCACGCTGGATTTGCGTGCCTCGGGCTTGATTATTGCGGCGACTGGCCGCTGCACGCGATTGCTCCCGTTTATTGAAGCCAAGGACAAGTGCTACAGCTTTAGACTGCATTTGGGTTACGAAACCGATACCCTCGAATGGGACGGTGAAGTGGTGGAACAAGGAGAGGCGAAGACCATCTCTCGCGAAGCCCTCGAAGCGATTCTCCCGCAGTTTTCGGGCGATATCGAGCAGATTCCGCCGAAGTATTGTGCCGTAAAAATCAACGGCGTGCGTGCAAGCGACCTCATGGAGCGTGGCCGTAACATTGAACTAAAGCCCCGCAAGATTCGCATTAGCGAACTCAAGGTGATAGGCGAGGGCGAAGTGACGGAAGGCTGCTCCGGCAAGGAATTTGCGACCTTCGACTTGATTTGCGAATGTTCCAAGGGAACCTACATTCGCGCTCTCGGTCGCGATATCGGGCGTGCGCTCGGGACCTACGCCTGCGTATCGCAAATACGCAGATACCGCATCGGCAATGTGACTTTAGATAAGGCGGTGCGTGGCGAGAACCTGACCCGTGAAAACCTGTTGCCGGTCGATGCGGTGCTCGATTTTCCGGTGGTGCGCCTGACGCCGGAACAGGTAGCTGTGATTCGCCAGGGTAATTGGCTCCCTTGGAAAGAGAAAGTCGAGGGCGTAGGCCCTGATGGCCATGTGTTTGCCGCGAACATGCAAGGCGAAGTCTTGAGCCTGTGTTTTTATGAGCCGGGCCGAATCAAGCCGAAATTCTATTTGGGTGAGGATGAAAAATGA
- the ribF gene encoding riboflavin biosynthesis protein RibF: MKRAVTMGNFDGCHLGHQALFRTLKAVAEVNGLTPTVISFEPHSNYVLHTPGDPLLLTTTEEKREFIESLGLEFLVLPFTPEVAKLPFDVFVRQELIEKRGVCSMFFGHDHCFGAGGKGNYETITAAFPELSTAMLSIVLHKGERVSSSAVRNALLNGDVSRAQTYLGRPYRLSGTIVEGKRLGHTIGFPTANLQVEKYKFLPKHGVYVATARLPGGVDADGAHDERSFRAVVNIGTQPSTGNQRLAIEAYLLDFSEDIYGRPMVLDLMAYLRPEQKFPSLDDLVRQIGMDADTARNYNGNHWAE, from the coding sequence ATGAAGCGTGCTGTGACGATGGGTAATTTTGACGGATGCCACCTGGGGCACCAGGCGCTTTTCCGCACGCTCAAGGCCGTTGCCGAAGTGAACGGCTTGACGCCTACCGTCATTAGCTTTGAACCGCATTCCAATTACGTGTTGCACACTCCCGGCGATCCGCTACTTTTGACGACTACCGAAGAAAAACGCGAATTCATTGAAAGTCTAGGTCTTGAATTTTTGGTGCTCCCGTTTACGCCCGAAGTGGCGAAGCTCCCGTTCGATGTCTTTGTTCGTCAGGAGCTGATTGAAAAACGCGGCGTTTGTTCCATGTTCTTTGGCCACGACCATTGCTTTGGCGCCGGCGGCAAGGGCAACTACGAAACTATTACGGCTGCCTTCCCGGAACTTTCGACAGCCATGCTTTCGATTGTGCTGCATAAGGGCGAACGCGTGAGTTCTTCCGCTGTGCGAAATGCCTTGCTGAATGGCGATGTGTCTCGTGCGCAGACTTATTTGGGTCGTCCGTATCGTTTGTCTGGAACGATTGTCGAAGGCAAACGCTTGGGGCATACCATCGGATTCCCGACCGCGAATTTGCAGGTGGAAAAGTACAAGTTCTTGCCCAAGCACGGCGTGTATGTGGCAACCGCCCGCCTCCCGGGTGGAGTCGATGCGGATGGTGCACATGATGAACGTTCTTTCCGCGCAGTCGTAAACATTGGCACGCAACCTTCTACGGGTAATCAGCGCTTGGCTATCGAAGCTTACTTGCTCGACTTTAGTGAAGACATTTACGGTCGCCCGATGGTGCTCGACTTGATGGCATACTTGCGCCCTGAACAGAAGTTCCCGAGCTTGGACGATCTGGTGCGCCAGATTGGCATGGATGCCGATACCGCCCGCAATTATAACGGCAATCATTGGGCTGAATAA
- a CDS encoding division/cell wall cluster transcriptional repressor MraZ encodes MNFTSFIGQAQTAIDGKGRSSFPREFRRQLGPTEGEEFVITRGPNQTLRLFTLPEYEKFMADLDCRSDRRQADLVRRGLAPTVVELDGQNRILLPKILLEYAGLKGEVLYVQASGKTLELWNPERFNEKFGLQTEDAIAAFDAAFYGESLTEGSDGRK; translated from the coding sequence ATGAACTTTACGTCTTTCATAGGTCAAGCCCAAACGGCTATCGATGGAAAGGGAAGGTCTTCCTTCCCCAGGGAATTCCGTCGTCAGCTCGGGCCAACCGAGGGCGAAGAATTCGTGATCACTCGTGGTCCGAATCAAACGCTTCGGTTGTTTACCTTGCCGGAATACGAAAAGTTCATGGCGGACTTGGACTGCCGGTCCGACCGCCGTCAAGCTGACCTAGTTCGGAGAGGCCTCGCTCCTACGGTAGTGGAGCTCGATGGTCAGAACCGCATTTTACTTCCAAAGATTTTGTTGGAGTATGCTGGTCTTAAGGGTGAAGTCCTTTACGTACAAGCTAGCGGAAAAACTCTTGAACTATGGAATCCTGAACGCTTCAATGAAAAGTTCGGCTTGCAGACTGAAGATGCAATTGCCGCCTTCGATGCCGCGTTCTATGGTGAAAGCTTGACGGAGGGGTCCGATGGCCGTAAATAG
- the rsmH gene encoding 16S rRNA (cytosine(1402)-N(4))-methyltransferase RsmH, protein MAVNSLRKNELHTNEILDGRATAAHSEAALAGVENGVFYHDPVMLAECLEGLNIKPNGTYCDCTLGGGGHSYAIANKLDENGTLHAFDRDEEAVAFATKRLAGVKPKFVVHPVRFGELGKEIVPNTLDGILYDLGISSHQVDASDRGFTFVGDNPLDLRMDRREGVSAQEWLKTVDADTLAAALRKNADMDRGFKLATRLVEMAASKGDQEILPSDVKAVVESVFPDKRREVNGLLARVFQAIRMEVNGELKEIEDSLRAAVDCLKVGGRLVVMSYHSVEDRCVKETAAEFEKACVCPEHLPVCTCGGNHQRLKKVNRKPILPSNEEIAKNSRARSAKLRVYERV, encoded by the coding sequence ATGGCCGTAAATAGCCTCCGCAAGAATGAATTACATACAAATGAAATTTTGGACGGCCGCGCTACGGCTGCTCATTCCGAAGCAGCCCTTGCCGGCGTCGAAAACGGCGTGTTCTATCACGATCCGGTGATGCTTGCGGAATGCCTTGAAGGCTTGAACATCAAGCCGAACGGAACTTATTGCGACTGCACCCTGGGCGGTGGCGGACATTCTTACGCTATTGCGAACAAATTAGATGAAAATGGAACGCTTCACGCCTTTGACCGCGATGAAGAAGCCGTTGCCTTTGCTACAAAGCGCCTTGCCGGTGTGAAGCCCAAGTTCGTTGTGCATCCGGTTCGCTTTGGTGAACTGGGTAAAGAAATTGTGCCGAATACCTTGGACGGCATTCTCTACGATTTGGGCATTAGCAGCCATCAGGTAGATGCCTCGGACCGCGGCTTTACTTTTGTGGGCGACAATCCGCTGGATTTGCGCATGGACCGCCGCGAAGGTGTTTCTGCGCAGGAATGGCTCAAGACGGTAGATGCCGATACGCTTGCAGCCGCACTCCGCAAGAATGCCGATATGGATCGCGGCTTCAAGCTTGCGACCCGCCTCGTTGAAATGGCTGCCTCCAAGGGTGACCAGGAAATTTTGCCTTCTGACGTGAAGGCTGTGGTGGAATCGGTGTTCCCCGACAAGAGGCGCGAAGTGAACGGCCTTTTGGCCCGCGTGTTCCAGGCGATTCGCATGGAAGTGAACGGCGAACTCAAGGAAATCGAAGATAGTCTGCGCGCTGCCGTGGACTGCCTCAAGGTAGGTGGCCGTCTGGTGGTGATGAGTTACCATTCCGTGGAAGACCGTTGCGTCAAGGAAACGGCCGCTGAATTTGAAAAGGCCTGCGTTTGCCCCGAACACTTGCCTGTGTGCACGTGCGGTGGCAATCACCAGCGCCTTAAGAAGGTGAATCGCAAGCCGATTTTGCCTTCTAACGAAGAAATTGCAAAGAACAGCAGGGCTCGCTCTGCAAAGCTTAGGGTATACGAACGGGTATGA